The DNA segment gttcatgatactcaagtcatacgctgatgcgaattccaaaatatcatttcctgcttcattcttatctccaaaaccataccctccatgaacactctcaaacccatctcgcctagaacccacgtgtccattaagatcaccccccagtaccattttttcatccctaggaacctgttgcaccacttcctctaagtcctcccaaaaagcttgtcttatagagacatctaatcctatttgtggcgcatatgcactaatgacattcacaacctcatcccctatcactagcttaacactcataattctatcgctcttcctagacaccgctactacatcatcaatatactccctatcaataagaatacctactccatttctacccttatcctttcctgagtaccaaagcttataaccccaaggagctatctctctagccttggctccaacccacttagtttcttgtaggcacattatatttattctcctcctattcataacatctacaatttcagctaatcttcctgtcaaagaacctatgttccatgctCCTGGCACTAAATCGATTGATTCAAACGTGTTCGGATATTCATAGACTtcaacaatatttagaacagaACAAGACCTTACTGTTTTTTATATGTAAGCCTTCTCATTGAGGAATTGCCCAATTACCAGCTTTGAACTCTATGTGGAAGCTGGAGTTTTTTGAAACCACGTAGAAGACTGCATAAATACCAAATAAATGAGCAAAAACCAGTAAACCATATGAAAGAAACCTTGCCATAAAACCAGAAGCCATACCTGGGATTCCTGGGATAATGAAGTCAGCTTGTTTTAGAACATCACTAAGTGTTCTCTTCTCATTCATCTTTATCCATTTCGAAGATCCGTTGCCTGACAATATTAGATAGAATGTTCAGGCAACACTTTCATTTTGGAGAACAGAATTTGCTACTTTAAATTGCCAAACTTGTTAAAAGAAACATAGAAATGGTAAAAATGGTTTTGTATGGAAACCCGGCAAGGAAATACTAAAATACATGCACACTACCTTGCAGGTTGCCCTTCCCCTCAATTTCATTCTTCTGTTCATCAGTGCTTTCTAAGTTAGCACCAGCTGTCCCTTCTAGCAGATAATGAAGTATTTTCGAGTTGGATAAACGCACTCCTGAATTAGCCTAATGAATAAAAAACCAAGCAACCAGAGTAAATTAATTGCAAATTGATTCGAGCAGTCCAAAATACCGATGTAAACCATTGCTATATAATTGGGATGTCCTACATGAACTTTCACATGGATGCTTGTTCTAAATTATTATGAGATTAAACAGGCCTTTTTTCAGCATAATAGTCAGTGTTATCATTCAAAAAGAGAATTATACTATGATGAATCTTTCATTATAACACTCAATTAAAGTTCCGTCCCTCCTCCCATCAAAAGATAAAGCCTCTGAAACTTGATTCAGAAACTCAGATGGATTATACTTATATGCTAGAAGGCAATAAATGACACAGAACAATGCCCACACTTTAAAACACAGAGATGCAAACAGCATTCAAAATATTTATGCCTTCATATGCATGAAAGCATATGCTTGAAAATTTATGTGCATCCCCGCATGGGCAATGATGCCATGAATCCTTTCCATACCATTCCTCTCCACATATACAAACACAAACGGGTATGACAAGGATTCTTGATATATAGGACATCACTCAGTTTTATTGCCAGTTCACACAAAATGGAGAACAACAGGCAATACACACACGTATAgaaatgtatgtatgtatgtatgtatactTCCATGCGTGTGTGTGGATGATTCATAAAATTGTGATACTTTTGTAACAATTCAAGAAACTTAAAATCACAAACGCAATGATGCACATAATAATGAATACATCCAAACACATCTCTGAAGAAGAGGATGAAAAATTAACTTCATCTGTATATACTCATTAAATATCTCTTTTCTGATTTATGCTATACATGCTCATCATGCATGAACCTTATACAACCAATTAGCTTCCAGTCAACTTCATCTTCTAATGTAATCACAAATATCAGGTACTTTGAGGACCAGAAATGTCTATATTTTCCATTAAACAAGGCATAGGAAAATTTACAACCCAAAAGGCTGCATCTCAAAGTGGTAAATATAGGATGACCAGCAGTAGCGTAAGAAACTTCAAAAATACTTCCTGTGGCAACAAACCACATTCAAAGtaaaagtttttcatagatctTATAGATTTGATACTTGTTTAAACACAAAGAACTCTAGAACTTACCTCGTAGTACACTTCAATAGCTTCACGAGTATACTGGTTTTCTTCATCCCATGGTAATGATGGGGAATTTTCTGAAAACATGTTTGAAAGCTAAGGACATCACATTCATGTGCGCAATTAAGTATTCAAGTCTAAGGCTACTGCAcacaaaattaattataaaaaatgaaCTAAGCTTGACAAATGACAACTTAAAGAAAAATGGATATCATGTCAAGATGAGCTGAAAACATGTCTGTTTCACAAAAGTCTTCAATAAAGTCACTGGACATAACTTCAGGATATAGAATCAGAACAGGCCAGTgaagaattttatttttatctaatacTGGTTTCCTTGGTCCAACAAGTTCTTGAAACATTGGCTTCCCAATCTTCAAGCCTCTATCTTCAAATGCAGAAAGAAGGCCCTGAAACATTTTAACAAAGATAAGTTGAGAACCTCTAAATAGCTACTAAATATGTATTTGTTGCCGCACCACAAGTATCAACGTCAAACCTTAGCATTTGATACAGCCTTGGAAACTTCAGCCTCATGCCTATCTTGTTCCATCTTCAGCAAATTTATCTGGCTAGCCAGTTTTTTAAGTTCTTCATTTTTTGGATCTTGCTTCAGT comes from the Euphorbia lathyris chromosome 5, ddEupLath1.1, whole genome shotgun sequence genome and includes:
- the LOC136229558 gene encoding uncharacterized protein, encoding MALLMEPGSEPKTESEIADLEAITSIKESAALELKEEGNKYVKMGKKHYSDAINCYTRAINQKVLSDSENSLLYSNRAHVNLLLGNYRRALTDAEEAIKLSSTNVKALYRAAKASLSLNLLNEAKSYSENGLKQDPKNEELKKLASQINLLKMEQDRHEAEVSKAVSNAKGLLSAFEDRGLKIGKPMFQELVGPRKPVLDKNKILHWPVLILYPEVMSSDFIEDFCETDMFSAHLDMMFSENSPSLPWDEENQYTREAIEVYYEANSGVRLSNSKILHYLLEGTAGANLESTDEQKNEIEGKGNLQGNGSSKWIKMNEKRTLSDVLKQADFIIPGIPVFYVVSKNSSFHIEFKAGNWAIPQ